The DNA sequence GGATTTTCCTCCAGGACGGCTGCATACTGATGGGCCTTATTGGAGGCATGGAAATTAAGCTGGATGAAGATATCTTCTTCCCTGTTCAGCCTTATATCATGGAATGATTTCTCGGCATCAGTTGTCATGACATTCTCTTTGTAAAAACGGAAAGGAACTTCATCAACGCAATGAGTTGACATCACGAGGCCTCTTGGGCAATATTGTGCTTGCTCCACAAAATGCACCCGTTCCATAAGCTGGTCATGGCTCATCAAATAATTTAAAATCCAAACGCATTCGCGCCGTTTCAATTGATAATGGTTTAAGAACCAGCGGATAAAATCTTTTTTCTCGCTGACAGATACAGGGGTCGCCACCATTTGTTCCCTCCTCTGCTTGCAACTGAATTTTTGTTAGTGCCTTTTCTTACATCAGATCGCCGCTAAGCCTCTGGACGATATCGAGATATTCTTCGTTGCTCGGATCCTGCCCAAGCAGTTTCTTAAAAATTTCGGCAGCCTCTGCCCATTTTCCTTCCTCCATCAGAAA is a window from the Bacillus infantis NRRL B-14911 genome containing:
- a CDS encoding ReoY family proteolytic degradation factor, with the protein product MATPVSVSEKKDFIRWFLNHYQLKRRECVWILNYLMSHDQLMERVHFVEQAQYCPRGLVMSTHCVDEVPFRFYKENVMTTDAEKSFHDIRLNREEDIFIQLNFHASNKAHQYAAVLEENPFMPKTLQVSEKDRLIAERFLSESLAKFQREKLMQMIDESLDKGDKETFKQLTEKLKMIMVKA